The Sulfolobales archaeon genome includes a region encoding these proteins:
- a CDS encoding 5-formyltetrahydrofolate cyclo-ligase, whose product MLPGLSSIKAVDVKKIKEEIREQIWITLDARGVARFPKPIFNRIPNFIGATTSAVILSLADFFERSRVVEVGPDTPQSYVRRIVLEKGKILVVPSPRLQHGFILIDPARYSRSEYGSLVSIRSFMEKGEKVDPWDLPKIDLFVVGSVAVNFKGARVGKGGGFSDLEYAILREFNKVSEDTPVVTNVHELQIVDMEIPMEKHDLPVDFIVSQSRIYKTKRVYRKPEGIYWDQLKISEEFRDFIEKIRRYLRR is encoded by the coding sequence ATGTTACCAGGGCTTTCATCTATTAAAGCTGTGGATGTTAAGAAGATCAAGGAAGAGATTAGAGAGCAGATCTGGATAACATTAGATGCGAGAGGTGTGGCTAGATTTCCGAAACCTATATTTAATAGGATTCCTAACTTCATAGGAGCTACCACGTCTGCTGTGATCCTATCTCTAGCGGATTTCTTTGAGAGGTCTAGAGTTGTTGAGGTAGGTCCTGACACTCCTCAGTCTTATGTTAGGAGAATTGTTCTTGAGAAAGGTAAGATTCTTGTGGTTCCATCTCCAAGACTTCAGCATGGTTTTATTCTCATAGATCCTGCTAGGTATTCTAGGTCTGAGTATGGTTCTCTGGTTAGTATCAGGAGTTTTATGGAGAAGGGTGAGAAAGTTGATCCTTGGGATCTTCCTAAAATAGATCTTTTTGTAGTAGGGTCTGTAGCTGTGAATTTTAAAGGTGCTAGAGTTGGTAAGGGAGGAGGTTTTTCGGATCTTGAGTATGCTATATTGAGAGAGTTTAATAAGGTTTCGGAGGATACTCCTGTTGTGACTAATGTTCACGAGCTTCAGATAGTAGATATGGAGATACCTATGGAAAAACATGATCTGCCTGTTGATTTCATTGTATCTCAGTCAAGGATTTATAAGACTAAGAGGGTTTATAGAAAGCCTGAGGGTATATACTGGGATCAGCTGAAGATCTCTGAGGAGTTTAGAGATTTTATTGAGAAGATTAGAAGGTATCTAAGGAGGTAA
- a CDS encoding nucleotide sugar dehydrogenase translates to MKIYIEDLEKARSIIRSRDVVIGVVGLGRVGLVVASAFLSKGFKVVGFDRDLERIYDELRLGGHVLHPEKKVREIIIRSYYDGLFSLAELGREYAENVDVFIVIVPVPLSEGFADLRFIEDASRRIGSVMGRGSIVIVESSVPPGTTRGFVKNVLEESSGLRAGRDFGLAYSPERVSIGRAFDDLVFNYPKIVAGYDLLSLEIVSELYSEISLRGVLKASSLEVAELAKLFEGVYRDVNIALANSLAEISRLFGVDFWEVRELANSQPYSNIHAPGTGVGGVCLPYYPYFVLGSLKNLGGDCWCAEIIRLSRSINEFQPVRVVDMIVEGLNELGFKESDDLKISILGLSYRGDIPDSRESPTYRIVREFISRGFRSIYVHDPFIERDLLLEGLGVVLSSDLGFVLRGSNIVLVSTDHSIYRGFTTDDIVRISGSRSILIFDGRNVIKLGEGVRDQEVRCLYGGVGKTWVKC, encoded by the coding sequence ATGAAGATCTATATAGAAGATCTTGAGAAGGCTAGGAGTATAATAAGATCTAGAGATGTGGTTATAGGAGTTGTAGGGCTTGGTAGAGTAGGGCTTGTTGTAGCATCAGCATTTCTATCTAAAGGTTTTAAAGTAGTGGGATTTGATAGAGATCTTGAGAGGATCTATGATGAGCTTAGATTAGGAGGTCATGTTCTGCATCCTGAGAAGAAGGTTAGAGAGATTATAATCAGATCTTATTATGATGGTTTGTTTTCTCTTGCAGAACTTGGTAGAGAGTATGCTGAGAATGTTGATGTGTTTATAGTTATAGTTCCGGTACCTCTCTCCGAGGGTTTTGCAGATCTTAGATTTATTGAGGATGCTTCTAGGAGGATAGGTTCTGTGATGGGTAGAGGTAGTATTGTTATTGTAGAGAGTTCTGTGCCTCCGGGGACTACGAGAGGTTTTGTTAAGAATGTTCTTGAGGAGAGTTCTGGTCTTAGAGCTGGTCGGGATTTTGGTCTTGCTTATAGTCCTGAGAGAGTTTCTATAGGTAGGGCTTTTGATGATCTCGTGTTTAACTATCCGAAGATTGTTGCTGGGTATGATCTTTTATCTCTAGAGATTGTCTCGGAATTATATTCGGAGATCAGCTTGAGAGGGGTTCTCAAGGCTAGTTCTCTTGAGGTTGCGGAGTTGGCGAAGCTTTTCGAGGGGGTTTATAGAGATGTGAATATTGCTCTGGCTAATTCTCTTGCGGAGATTTCAAGATTGTTTGGTGTTGATTTTTGGGAGGTTAGGGAGTTGGCGAATTCGCAGCCTTATTCTAATATTCATGCTCCGGGTACTGGTGTTGGTGGTGTGTGTCTTCCTTATTATCCTTACTTTGTTCTAGGATCTTTGAAGAATTTGGGTGGGGATTGCTGGTGTGCTGAGATTATAAGGCTTTCTAGGTCTATTAATGAGTTTCAGCCTGTGAGAGTTGTTGATATGATTGTTGAGGGTTTGAATGAGCTGGGTTTTAAAGAATCTGATGATCTGAAGATTTCTATTCTGGGTTTGAGTTATAGAGGTGATATTCCTGATTCTAGAGAGTCTCCTACGTATAGGATTGTTAGAGAGTTTATTTCTAGAGGTTTTAGAAGTATTTATGTTCATGATCCATTTATAGAGAGAGATTTATTGCTTGAGGGTTTGGGAGTTGTTTTATCATCAGATCTAGGGTTTGTTTTGAGAGGTTCTAATATAGTGCTGGTATCCACGGATCATAGTATTTATAGAGGTTTTACAACGGATGATATAGTAAGGATCTCGGGTTCTAGATCTATACTTATATTCGATGGTAGAAATGTGATCAAGCTTGGAGAAGGTGTGAGAGATCAAGAGGTTAGATGTTTATATGGAGGGGTTGGGAAGACCTGGGTTAAATGCTAG
- a CDS encoding chloride channel protein encodes MRVIKGRVAYVYLLVLKIIRGLRRRVGKVDTLFSRSVGERVGIFIQREERGYAGLIYDKMVEWLITIGGRFREVRSERFFRTAGFWLLPLILGIIIGLAVSLLVYIYELLHHLSLIITSWNSLLILASTVIALLGGYLVVRLLAEKKESGCGTEFLIEGYHFRNGYISLRDTLSKTLASAITIGFGGSAGLEGPSLLLGGGLSSFITRRLKLDQKTVKILLLSGAAAGFSAIFKAPLTGILLALEIPYKKDIETEAFIPASIASVSAYFTSVIILGTETIFPNPVFAKPTLTTLIQAVLLGILAAITALAFMKTYETINIISKQATRRIPTILTTTCAGLILGIIGLFYPETLGLGYDLIHKITLTEPGKIALTNLIALLILKIITTSITLNLGGSGGLFIPSLYVGGVLGLIYATILNLQPTPLYIMSSMAAVMAATNKTLLTSIALVSETMGPSYIIPTVISASVSYFLTGNRSFYRSQLESKSNKHEK; translated from the coding sequence ATGCGTGTGATTAAGGGTCGAGTGGCTTATGTTTATCTGCTCGTTCTGAAGATTATAAGAGGCTTGCGGCGGCGTGTTGGAAAGGTTGATACTTTATTCTCTAGGTCTGTGGGTGAGAGGGTTGGAATTTTTATTCAGCGTGAGGAGAGAGGGTATGCCGGTTTAATCTATGATAAGATGGTTGAGTGGTTAATCACGATCGGGGGGAGGTTTAGAGAGGTACGTAGTGAAAGATTCTTTAGAACAGCAGGGTTTTGGCTGCTACCTTTAATCCTAGGTATAATAATAGGTTTAGCCGTATCTCTCCTAGTTTACATCTACGAGCTGCTCCACCATCTATCGCTTATTATTACGAGCTGGAATTCCTTGCTTATCCTAGCCTCAACAGTTATCGCCCTCCTCGGAGGATATCTAGTAGTAAGATTACTAGCAGAGAAAAAAGAAAGCGGTTGCGGAACAGAATTTCTAATCGAAGGATATCACTTCAGAAACGGCTATATCAGCTTGAGAGATACACTGAGCAAGACTCTAGCCTCCGCTATAACCATAGGTTTCGGTGGAAGTGCTGGATTAGAAGGACCAAGTCTCTTACTAGGCGGAGGACTTTCTTCGTTTATAACTAGAAGGCTGAAACTAGATCAAAAAACTGTGAAAATACTACTTCTCTCAGGAGCTGCAGCAGGATTTTCAGCAATCTTTAAAGCCCCCTTAACAGGAATACTACTCGCCCTCGAAATACCCTACAAGAAAGATATTGAAACCGAAGCCTTCATCCCAGCATCTATCGCCTCCGTCTCCGCCTACTTCACATCCGTTATAATCCTTGGAACAGAAACAATCTTTCCAAATCCAGTATTCGCAAAACCAACTCTCACCACCCTCATACAAGCAGTTCTCCTAGGAATCCTAGCAGCAATAACCGCCCTAGCATTCATGAAAACCTATGAGACAATAAACATCATAAGCAAACAAGCTACCAGAAGAATTCCAACGATACTCACAACAACATGCGCCGGCCTAATCCTCGGCATCATAGGCTTATTCTACCCCGAAACACTAGGGCTAGGCTACGATCTCATTCATAAAATCACGCTAACAGAACCAGGAAAAATAGCTCTGACCAATCTAATCGCACTCTTAATCCTAAAAATCATAACCACAAGCATAACACTAAACCTCGGAGGAAGCGGAGGATTATTCATCCCATCACTCTACGTCGGAGGAGTACTCGGACTCATTTACGCAACAATCCTCAACCTCCAACCAACCCCTCTCTACATAATGTCATCAATGGCTGCAGTAATGGCTGCAACAAACAAGACTCTCTTAACAAGCATAGCTCTAGTCTCCGAAACCATGGGTCCCAGCTATATAATCCCCACCGTCATATCCGCTTCAGTCAGCTATTTTCTAACAGGAAACAGATCTTTCTATAGAAGCCAGCTTGAGAGTAAATCAAACAAACATGAGAAGTAA
- the cas6 gene encoding CRISPR system precrRNA processing endoribonuclease RAMP protein Cas6 has product MLERFLFKVVVVIREIMEKLDGGVGARADFFTGKLVKSLLIDGNPRLKHFFEKSSGGAPKLIHITPLYIERIERGRSHIRCIHSFKDLSSFSRFSFYVGFVEASTTASPTTDEVYNALLNLSGRHRFGAHMLDVELVSVESIDVTEEARRTVQNLARSGKMRVIFSSPTLLKDPFRSGKHKSLTPTPINIFSTPVYINLYLMGRLRWRLLIKTLISLHRILNEPYSIHRTAKVIKIRYSEDKKPIPALIGYINLYLNKHYQDLYTAKGTNTQTLLEETLATTLTLGIGTSRATGFGHIIITIPTSDSSA; this is encoded by the coding sequence GTTTAAGGTTGTGGTAGTGATTAGAGAGATTATGGAAAAACTAGATGGTGGGGTGGGAGCTAGAGCAGACTTTTTCACTGGCAAGCTTGTGAAATCTCTGCTAATAGATGGAAATCCCAGGCTGAAGCATTTCTTCGAGAAATCTTCCGGAGGTGCTCCTAAGCTTATTCATATAACTCCTCTCTATATTGAGAGAATTGAAAGAGGTAGATCACATATAAGATGCATACACTCCTTCAAAGATCTCAGCAGCTTCTCCAGATTCAGCTTCTACGTAGGATTCGTAGAAGCCTCTACAACTGCTAGTCCTACAACAGATGAAGTGTATAATGCTCTTCTCAATCTCAGCGGTCGCCATCGTTTCGGAGCACACATGCTCGACGTAGAGTTAGTCTCTGTAGAATCCATAGATGTGACGGAAGAAGCTAGGAGAACAGTTCAGAACCTCGCGAGATCGGGTAAGATGAGAGTGATCTTCTCATCTCCAACACTGTTGAAAGACCCCTTTAGATCTGGAAAGCACAAGTCTCTAACCCCTACACCGATAAATATATTCTCTACACCAGTCTACATAAACCTCTATCTCATGGGCAGACTCAGATGGAGACTTCTCATAAAAACCCTGATAAGCCTCCACAGAATACTCAACGAACCATACTCGATCCACAGAACAGCTAAGGTGATCAAGATAAGATACAGCGAAGATAAAAAACCCATACCAGCTCTAATAGGCTACATAAACCTATACCTCAACAAACACTACCAAGACCTCTACACAGCCAAAGGCACAAACACCCAAACACTACTCGAAGAAACACTAGCAACAACCCTCACACTCGGAATCGGAACATCAAGAGCAACAGGCTTCGGACACATAATAATAACAATACCAACATCCGATTCCTCCGCGTAA